In Xyrauchen texanus isolate HMW12.3.18 chromosome 27, RBS_HiC_50CHRs, whole genome shotgun sequence, one genomic interval encodes:
- the LOC127621427 gene encoding zinc finger protein 367-like: MADSKHQVIFCNDSPKRVLVSVIKTTPIKPKSVDSLMPTSPGFSDFMVYPWRWGENAHNVTLSPGSGCGTASPTRNSSCPAETDANACPEHLKDGIRRGRPRADTVRELINEGETSTSRIRCNICNRVFPREKSLQAHKRTHTGERPYLCDYPDCGKAFVQSGQLKTHQRLHTGEKPFICSEKGCGSRFTHANRHCAKHPYARLKREEPTGEAGKSQGADNKAVAEWLAKYWQTREQRTPAPGKGKTFSKGAIDQEQQDPLDFPPSDEGEEEDAEDEKSSAAGGTARRRLQEQRERLHGALALIELANNLSA; encoded by the exons ATGGCTGACAGCAAACATCAAGTGATATTTTGTAACGACTCGCCAAAAAGAGTTCTTGTCTCCGTGATCAAGACAACCCCCATTAAACCCAAATCCGTGGACTCCCTCATGCCCACCAGCCCAGGCTTCAGTGATTTCATGGTTTATCCGTGGAGGTGGGGAGAAAACGCGCATAATGTCACTTTGAGCCCCGGATCGGGCTGCGGAACAGCCTCACCCACCCGAAACAGCTCCTGTCCTGCCGAAACAGATGCCAACGCCTGTCCGGAACACTTAAAG GATGGTATCCGGCGTGGACGCCCGCGGGCAGATACCGTACGAGAACTGATCAACGAGGGTGAAACCTCCACTAGTCGGATTCGCTGCAACATCTGCAACCGAGTCTTTCCCCGGGAGAAGTCGTTACAAgcgcacaaacgcacacacaccg GGGAAAGACCGTACCTGTGTGATTATCCAGACTGTGGGAAAGCCTTCGTCCAGAGCGGACAGTTAAAGACACATCAGCGgcttcacactggagagaagcccttCATTTGTTCTGAGAAAG GGTGCGGTAGCCGGTTTACTCATGCCAACCGCCACTGCGCCAAACACCCGTATGCCCGACTGAAGCGCGAGGAGCCCACGGGGGAAGCCGGCAAATCGCAGGGAGCCGATAACAAGGCTGTGGCTGAATGGCTGGCAAA GTACTGGCAGACGAGAGAGCAGCGCACACCTGCACCAGGTAAAGGAAAGACTTTCAGTAAAGGTGCTATTGACCAGGAGCAGCAAGACCCTTTGGACTTCCCGCCGTCTGATGAAGGTGAAGAGGAGGACGCGGAGGATGAGAAGAGCAGCGCTGCGGGTGGGACGGCCCGCCGGCGTCTACAAGAACAGAGGGAACGTCTCCACGGCGCCCTCGCGCTCATCGAGTTGGCCAACAACCTCTCCGCCTGA
- the LOC127621418 gene encoding LOW QUALITY PROTEIN: dual specificity protein phosphatase CDC14C-like (The sequence of the model RefSeq protein was modified relative to this genomic sequence to represent the inferred CDS: deleted 1 base in 1 codon), translating into MKRKSERRSESRKRLRKEAEPKREIYSHITDQLYFAILHQKVKSSPDRHCFCTDEELSYENFYADFGPLNLAMFYRFCCKLNKKLKSCAHAKKKIVFYTCGDRKKQANAAYLIGSYAVMHLQKTPEEAYSLLVSQNASYLPFRDASFGTCMFNLSILDCLRAVHKALHFGWLDFSQFDVEEYEHYERAENGDFNWIIPGKFLAFSGPHPKSKIENGYPLHAPEAYFPYFRKHNITTIIRLNKKMYDAKRFTDMDFKHHDLFFVDGSTPNDVIVTKFLNICENADGAIAVHCKAGLGRTGTLIACYMMKHFRLTAAEAIAWIRICRPGSVIGPQQNFTERKQSSLWAEGDLYRQKINKQENGAIKTAVAGILSGVEDISINGTNKNILPRRTVTEMHTEEEEEEEEGLTQGDKLRALKSKRQSRASTGSLSLEENTIHTKSASKSLSSDKRKRTRASLGSDRASSSLLQSRLAKSLGNLHVMSCENDLVFSEVNGASMANSNLIKQSNLKHLNPVASKRAFSGISKQHYGHSLSSLSS; encoded by the exons ATGAAGCGCAAGAGCGAGCGACGGAGCGAGTCTAGGAAAAGACTGAGAAAAGAGGCGGAGCCCAAACGCGAGATTTACAGTCATATCACAG ATCAGCTATATTTTGCTATTCTTCATCAGAAAGTCAAGAGTTCACCTGACAGACATTGTTTCTGCACCGATGAAGAACTCTCCTATGAAAA CTTCTACGCAGACTTTGGCCCGCTCAACCTGGCCATGTTTTATCGCTTTTGTTGCAAACTCAACAAGAAGCTGAAG TCTTGTGCTCATGCAAAGAAGAAAATAGTGTTTTACACATGTGGTGACCGGAAGAAACAAGCCAATGCTGCGTATTTGATCGGCTCTTATGCT GTCATGCATCTACAGAAAACCCCCGAGGAGGCTTACAGTCTTCTAGTCTCTCAAAATGCATCTTATCTGCCTTTTAG AGATGCGTCTTTTGGAACTTGCATGTTCAATCTCAGTATTCTTGACTGTCTACGGGCCGTTCACAAG GCGCTGCATTTCGGCTGGTTGGATTTCTCACAGTTTGATGTGGAGGAATATGAACATTATGAG AGGGCAGAGAACGGAGACTTCAACTGGATAATTCCAGGGAAGTTCTTGGCTTTTAGCGGCCCTCATCCAAAGAGCAAAATCGAGAATG GATACCCTCTACATGCCCCGGAAGCATACTTCCCCTACTTCAGGAAGCATAACATCACCACCATCATCCGGCTCAATAAGAAAATGTACGATGCCAAGCGTTTCACAGACATGGACTTCAAACATCATGACTTGTTCTTTGTGGACGGTAGCACGCCCAATGATGTCATCGTCACCAAGTTCCTGAACATCTGTGAGAATGCTGACGGGGCAATCGCGGTGCACTGTAAAG CTGGTCTGGGTCGAACAGGAACCCTCATCGCCTGTTACATGATGAAACACTTCAGATTGACGGCAGCTGAAGCCATCgcatggatcagaatctgcaggCCCGGATCGGTCATTGGACCTCAACAGAACTTCACTGAACG AAAGCAGTCCAGTCTGTGGGCAGAGGGCGATCTGTACCGGCAAAAGATAAATAAGCAGGAAAATGGCGCGATCAAGACGGCGGTGGCTGGAATCTTGTCTGGAGTTGAAGATATCTCCATCAATGGTACAAACAAGAACATTTTACCAAGAAGAACAGTCACTGAAATG CACACTGAGgaggaa gaggaggaggaggaaggtcTCACACAAGGCGATAAACTAAGAGCTCTGAAGAGTAAAAGGCAGTCCAGAGCATCCACCGGTTCATTATC GTTGGAGGAAAATACAATTCACACCAAATCAGCATCAAAGTCATTAAg CTCCGATAAAAGGAAACGGACCAGAGCATCGCTTGGATCCGACAGAGCCAGTAG CTCGTTGTTACAGTCAAGACTTGCAAAGTCTTTAGGCAACTTGCACGTAATGTCCTGTGAAAACGACCTTGTGTTCTCTGAAGTTAACGGCGCCTCTATGGCCAACAGTAATCTCATCAAGCAGTCAAACTTAAAGCACTTAAACCCAGTTGCATCCAAGAGGGCATTCTCTGGCATTTCAAAGCAACACTATGGTCACAGTCTGAGTTCACTCAGCTCA TAA
- the LOC127621420 gene encoding heparin cofactor 2-like — protein MYSQTDTHKQIPQGDSRMWIISIIVVAALLNAPALAGVKDLGSHFEGLKYEKAVDARAHSENTDIEPQSLDFHRENTVTNDLPLEGLDDEDYIDFDKILAEGEDDYSEGDHIDEISTPAPDLDLNSEPSDPKIRRARLLKLFHGRTRLQRINVVNARFGFRLYRKLRNRLNQTDNILLAPVGISIAMGMMALGVGPATHEKLYETLGFDEFVNASTQYDNSTVHKLFRKLTHRLFRRNFGYTLRSVNDLYVKQNVRMQDGFRGDAKTYYFAEPQSVDFADPAFLVKANQRIQKITKGLIKEPLKSIDPNMVVMLLNYLYFKGTWEQKFPKELTHMRNFRVNEKQQVRVPMMQNKGSYLAAADHELNCDILQLPYNGNISMLIAVPQKLSGMRSLEQEISPTLINKWLNSMTNRTREVVFPRFKLEQNYDLIEHLKEMGLTDLFTEKGDFSPMTSERVIINWFKHQGIITVNEEGTEAAAMTHIGFMPLSTQTRFVVDRPFLFLIYEHRTGCVVFMGRVVDPSQS, from the exons ATGTATTCCCAAaccgacacacacaaacagattccACAAGGAGATAGCAG GATGTGGATTATTTCAATCATAGTTGTAGCTGCTCTCCTGAACGCCCCAGCTCTGGCTGGGGTAAAAGACCTCGGCTCACACTTTGAAGGACTCAAGTATGAAAAGGCAGTGGATGCACGTGCACATTCTGAGAACACAGACATCGAGCCCCAATCACTGGACTTCCATCGGGAGAACACGGTCACTAACGACCTTCCTCTAGAAGGGCTCGACGATGAGGACTACATCGACTTCGATAAGATCTTGGCGGAGGGTGAGGACGACTACAGCGAAGGTGATCATATAGATGAGATCTCCACTCCTGCCCCTGATCTTGACTTAAACTCAGAACCCTCAGATCCCAAAATACGACGAGCACGCCTCTTAAAGCTATTCCATGGACGAACTCGCCTGCAGCGCATCAACGTGGTGAACGCCCGCTTTGGGTTTCGCCTTTATCGAAAACTCAGAAATCGACTCAACCAGACCGACAACATTCTGCTTGCTCCTGTTGGAATCTCCATTGCGATGGGCATGATGGCTCTTGGCGTTGGCCCAGCCACTCACGAAAAGCTCTACGAAACTCTTGGCTTTGACGAATTCGTCAACGCCAGCACTCAATACGATAACTCTACAGTGCACAAGCTGTTCCGCAAACTTACGCACAGGCTTTTCAGACGAAACTTCGGCTATACCTTGCGCTCTGTTAACGACCTGTACGTGAAACAAAATGTCCGCATGCAGGATGGGTTTCGTGGTGATGCAAAGACTTACTACTTCGCCGAACCGCAGTCGGTGGACTTTGCTGACCCTGCATTCCTCGTAAAGGCAAACCAACGCATTCAGAAGATCACAAAAGGTCTGATCAAAGAACCGCTTAAGAGTATCGACCCCAACATGGTAGTGATGCTACTGAATTACCTCTACTTCAAAG GTACATGGGAGCAGAAGTTCCCAAAGGAACTGACGCACATGAGGAATTTCCGTGTCAACGAGAAGCAGCAGGTGCGTGTTCCCATGATGCAGAACAAAGGAAGCTACCTGGCAGCGGCCGACCACGAGCTCAACTGTGACATTCTGCAGTTGCCTTACAACGGTAACATCAGCATGCTCATCGCTGTTCCTCAGAAACTCTCGGGGATGAGATCCCTCGAGCAGGAGATCTCGCCAACACTTATCAATAAGTGGCTCAACAGCATGACCAACAG AACTCGTGAGGTGGTGTTCCCTCGGTTTAAACTCGAACAGAACTACGATCTGATTGAGCACCTGAAAGAAATGGGCCTCACGGACCTGTTCACTGAAAAGGGTGACTTTTCCCCCATGACCTCAGAGAGGGTCATCATTAACTGG TTTAAGCACCAGGGCATTATTACTGTCAATGAAGAAGGTACAGAGGCTGCAGCAATGACACACATTGGCTTTATGCCTTTATCGACACAAACACGTTTCGTTGTGGACCGACCCTTCCTCTTCCTCATCTACGAACATCGAACAGGCTGCGTCGTGTTCATGGGACGTGTGGTCGACCCTTCACAGAGTTAA